The Lutra lutra chromosome 7, mLutLut1.2, whole genome shotgun sequence genome segment GAAGtgtggggggctgggcagggggatgCCTTTTCACTTGTTACGGTTTTACGCTGCTGCTCTCCACCCTGTAGCGCGGTGGGGTCCGTCTCTCCAAACGTTGTTTaacaggcagaggagaaagaaccCACCTGGCCCAGGGCCACCCCACTGCTGACTTTACCAGTTTGGGGATCTCTGTGTGAGCGAAGCGTCCAGCCCTAACGTGGGCGCATCCTAAAACCCCTAAGACCCGCAAGGGTAAGACCAAAGTGTGCCAACCAGGTCGTGCGCAGCTGCTTTAGAATGGGTTAATAGCGGTCTAGCGAGGGCGGTTTCTGCCAGTCTGACCTCTAGGAGAGAAAACCAGACTTAACACTGGAAATCCTCGTCTTGCTGAAAGGAACGCCTCACCCGGCTGACCCCGCGAGCCTCCTCCCCCGGCCGGGCCATTCGAGCGCACCCCCGGCTGCCCACCCGACCCCGCTCCCCGCGTCCCCCCGCGCTCACCCAGCCGCCGTGCGCCTCCAGCCAAGCGCGGTGCTGCCCtgtgagccgacggcagaggaaGTCCACCAGACGCCGGCAGTCCTGGCGAACGTtggcctcccactcccccagctccaGTTCCTGGTCCGGCCCCAAGTTCGAGCAGGCCCCCGACGGCGGGCGCTCCAGCAGCGTTCCCGCGAAGGTCAAGAGCGCCACCACACGGCCCCAGCTTAGTGCTTGGGGGTGGGCGAGTATCTCCCGCTCCACCTGAGCCACCAGCTCGACGCGGTTGCCGCGGTAGCCGCGGTAATCCGACAAGAAGCGCTCGTGACGCTGCCGCACGTCGGCGGCCACCGAGCGCAGCACCGCGGCCTCGCGCGTAGAGGGCGACCGCGCGGGGGTGCCAGGGCCGCGGGCGCAGTACTCCAGGTAGTCGGTCAGCAGCTGCGCCGTGCGCTCCCTCAACGCGTCCGCCATGGCCCGACCTCTCCCCGCGCCGCCCGACCCGACCCGGTTTTCTAGGTCCGGCTGCGCCTCCGCCCAGGGAGGGGCCGCCACACCCCTCCCCGGTTCGGCCCCGCAGTTGTTTTTCTAGGTCGGGAGAGTAGCCTCTGATGGGAATCCCATCCGCACCTGTTCCAGCCCCAAAGGCCAGGCCCCGTGGTGTGCACGCGCTCACAGGGCGATAAGAGACTGAATGAGGCTTcttttgggggtgtgggggggtgatTATTGTTTAGCTCTGGGGCCGGGGACTAAGAACCCAGAGGGGACAGTCTGGGAAGTTGAGCCAGACTTTTGCCTCCTCTTAAGAAGAGGTTGACAAAGGCTACCCACAGCCCTCCACTGACGACTCCATTGCGAGGATCATCATCTCCCGACTGGACGGAAGCCGCAGGTGTGTGTGCTGGAGATACCTGCCTGGGGATCTGGCATATGCGGCAGGAAACGGGAGACTGCTGCAGGCTGCTGGAGTGCCAGTACTGGctgtatccattcattcactggtATTTATTCAGAGCCTGTTAGCGCTGGAATGTAATGCAGAACAAGGTGTGTGGCCCCTGCTCTCAAGAACCCTACAGTCTGGTGCTGAAACAAAGTAACAGCCCCCCACCGCAGAGTTTAATTATCACTATAGCCGGAAGAGCTGAGTACCCAGCTCCAGCATAGTGGCTGCTTCCAGTAGCTACCATTTCTATATTGCTtagaattctctttattttttactggCAAATTCCTCAGTATTCCAAGGCTCTGTTACagttagcatttctttttctttctttctttctttcttttttttatagattttatttacttgacagagagagagagagagagagagatcacaagtagggagagcggcaggcagagagagaggaggaagcaggctccccacggagcagagagcccgatgcggggctcgatcccgggaccctgagatcagggcccgagctgaaggcagaggcttaacccactgagccacccaggtgcccctatagttagCATTTCTTACATTAACCTTTCTCTGTTCATGATACTCTATGGCTTCTTTCTCCTGATTGGTCCCAGACTGACACAGGATTGCTATTAGCAGTAAAAATTCTGTGGGTGCAGTGGTCTGGATTATGTTGCAATATCCCACTCAGGGTGAAAGAGGAGTTGATGCCCCTTGTTTCACACCAGAAAGAGGCGGCAAGACATTTGGGAGGTCCTTTCGGATTTGGGTGACAACATACACCATGTATGAGTGTGTGAATTTGACCCATCCTCAGGCTGGTGGATTGGGAGGAACAAGAGAAGATTCTGTAGTACATTTAGGCTGTACTACAAGCTGCTCTACCACCTGGGTCTTATGCTCCACCAGATCCAATGATATGTGATGTGCCAAAGAGGAATCCTGTATGGACACTCCAGCAAATGCCAATAGGAGAATTACAGCACAGACCTCTAGGTTTTCAAAGCAAATCTGTGTTCTTCTCTGCACATAGCTATTCTCCTTTCAAAAAGCACGTTCTGACTTGCTACTCGACCTTGGTAGAGCCTGAATGGCTAACCATGTGCTATCAGGTGACCATGTAGCTTGAGCTCTCATCGTGTGGATGTTGTCTGACCTACCTAGACATAAGGTTGGGCACGCACAGCAGCAATCTGTGCATCTCTCTGTATACAAGACTGAACTCAAGCAGGTCCATTAGGTACAAGTAAATTGCATGAGTAGGTGGCTCAGAATCCTGCAACACCAATTCTTACTGCTTTGCCTCCTCCCTCATTCCATGCCTATGGCCTCCAAGGGATTGCTTATGATCAGTTGACTGAGCGAGAAAAACTCAAGCCTGGATTACAGATGGGTCCACATGATGTGTGGTACCACATGCAAGTggacagggggagcagcacatcAGGGGGGACTGTGAAGACACTGGTAAAGGAAAATCTTCCCAGTGGACAGGGATTCCAGCCAGGTATTTAGCTGTCCACTATGTCTGGAGGGACAGATGGCCATAGTACCCACCTACACTGGTTCTTGGGCAGTTGCTGATGGTTTGGCTGGATGGTCAGGGCCTTGAGAAGACGAGGCCTGGAAGATTGGTACTAAGGAAATCTTGGAAAGAGTTATTGTCTGGATGCCTCTGAATGGGTACAGACTGAAAATATTCATGTCCCATGTGAATATCAGGAGCAGACTCTTAATAATCAGACAAACTTCTGTGCTCTGTGGATGTCAGAGAGCTTCTTTACCCAGCCAGCTTGGTGCTGATTCTGTGAGTCTGCGAGCAAAGAGGCCACGGCAGCAAGGAGAGTGTATGGCAACAATGGGATTCTCCCTACAAAGGTTGAGCTGACCATTGGTACTGGTGGGTGCCTGGTCTGCCACATCAGGGGTTCGTGTATAGTGAGCCAAATGAATTTCCTCAGAAGGGATTATAAATCTCTGTGCATCAAGCTCCCATTTGAACTCTTTTTGACATCTTATGGGTTCCTTGCGGAGTTAAATGTTTTTCTATGTGGTCATATTTTATTTGCCAGGGACTCATGATTTTACctgattaaatataatataacGTTATATTTTAGCAACAAGCACAGTTTTTTCTTAGATTTGGAGTAGTTTGGTGGTGAGTGGTGATTCCTCTGGCCTGGCCATTGGCTAACTCCTAATAATTATCAGGTGAACCAAACAGCAAATGAAATGAGCCTCTACACAGAATTTCTGATCCACACCATGCAAGGAAGCAGTTTGCAGTCAGATTTGGTTAAAATCCTTGCTCTGCCACTAAGGAGCTGTGCGACCATGAGCAAATTATCCAGCTCTTCTAGCTTCAATTTCCCTAAGAAATGGAGGTCATAATTGCACCATCCAGCTGTTACAAGGATTATGTGACTTGGTGTATGCAAGGTGCTTTgcacagtgcttggtacatagGGCAAGTTCTTTACagagaaatttttattatagGTATGAACTAACCAGGGTTACTATGCTCACTTGTCCTACTTTTaaccaaaaatcaaaatgtaatatTTTGGTAAGCCTTACCTATCtggtttcttggttttgtttttttaaatactgaaaataccTACAGAGTACCTACTATTTTTCCATATATCTATAGATTCAGCAGCTTTATTGTGATAaatgtgcagccatcaccactaaTTCCATGACCTCAAAGGAAATCCTGTACCCATTGGCAGTCCCTCCCCATTCATCCCATCTgagccccaggcaaccaccaaattactttctgtctctgtggatttgcctgttccgACTATTTCATGTGAACAGAACCACACACTGTGTAGTCcattgtgtctggcttttttcactcagcacaattTTATCAAGGTTCATTCACGTTGTGGCATGAACCAGGACTTCATTCCCCTTTCACTGCCAAATGATATCCCGTTGCCTGATATCCCGCCCTTTGTTCATCGGTTCATCGGTTGTTGAACATTTGAGATGTTCCACTTTGGGCTACTGTGCACATTTGTGTTCAGGTTTCTGTGTgggcatgttttcatttttcttgggttaCAGACCGAGGGGTGTGAAGCCACCTATTATTGGGGAGCACAGATAGGTTAACCTGTGCTTCGTGGTTCCTGGTTTACAATAAGGCCAAGTGTTCACCAGTGGTGTATAGGTTAGATAAGCTTAGGTTCGAAGATGGGCGTTTTCTGTTGTCACAATCTTTGTGTAAATGCTCGCACCATACTTACCTTTAGCTCTTCATAGTTATTTTTGAGCCATGAACAGAGCATCATTCCTGATCCCATCCCCTCATGAGAGGGTCAGCATCCTTTCTACAATGACACAAACATActcacttcatttttttgtcACCAGAAATGGGGGTCAGCCCTCAGTGGAGACGGACCAGTCCCGAAGGCCAGCCTAGCTCCAGCCACATCCCATCTAGAGAACAATGGGTCTGTGGTATGCCTTGAAGAGTGGCCCGATTCTCTCCTACCACAGGTGAGATGGCGAGTGGTTTAGCCTCATGTTCTTGCAAAGGATCCAGAGGGACAAAAAGATTAACTGAGTGCTTTCCCCCACATTGCCTCCTCAGAGTTCCTGGCCCACCTCAGTCCTGCCCAGTCCAGATCTCCAGGAACTGTATATTtttaggacctttttttttttcctttaaagattctatttatttatttgacagacagagatcacaagtaggtggagaggcaggcagagagaggggaggaaacaggcgcCCCtcggagctgagagcccgatgcggagctccatgccaggaccctgggatcatgacctgagctgaaggcagaggctttaacccactgagccacccagttgcccctgtattatttttttaaaaaaagatttatttaagagagagagaaagagagaacaagctgggggaggggcagagagagaaggggagacaagcagacttcccactgagcaggaagcccgttGCTGtgatgctcaatcccaggaccctaagatttcGACCAAggatcagacgcttaaccaactgagctatccaggtgccctcaGGACCTGTATTTTTAACCTGCTGTTGACCTGAGCAGTTTTCTCAGCAGGCAAATTTGGGAGATGCAGATCTACAAATTCTTGCTCAGCCAGCTCTCCGGGGCTCAGAGGAAGCCAGTAGACAGCAATAGGGCCCCGACTCCAACCCTGGTTAATCTAACCTATCTGCTGCGCTTACCCCCAGGATCCCAACTGCCCTCCTCGGAAAAGCTTTTCATTAGTCCGAAGACCCCAGTTGGTCTCTAGCCTTTCCCATTGCCTCTCTGTGTCCCCTTGGAACCTCCTCTGAGGGCCTCTCCTCCAACCCCTCTCCTCAGTGACCCTCATCCTTATCCCCCTTTTTTCCAAGCTCCTGTAAGGGTATTCTCGCTCAGTGAGGCTTGAGAAGGGTTCATTAGCCCATCAGCTGTTTCAAAGTAGAGTTCCAACCCTAAGACCCTTTCGGGGGGGTCCCCaagatcaaaattattttaaatatgtaataatactCACCCTTTCTCTATATGTGTGTCCTTTAAGACTCTCATCTCACTCTCTGCGGAGTTATCCAGAAGCTCCTGATATGTGGGGAAAGCACCACCAGTGGGATGTGTGCTTCTGTATTCTTGTGTTTTACTGTTTTCCTCagctttaatttctaatatgataAATATTGATAGATATAACCCACATAACCAAAAAGCTCAATAATTTTTAGGAGTGTAGAGGGATCATTAAGACCAAACACTGGAGAACCAGGGGCCCAGATGAACCTCTAATTGGTGACAGTGACTAAGTGACTAATTGGAGACATGCGTGGGGGCTGCTTAAGGAGCGGGAGGAAATGAGGGAGGGCTGAGGGGAAGAAAGAGCACAGGAAGGGGAACCAGGAGGATGGGAGGAGATGGGGGTAGGCGTGGGACAACGAGAAAGAgcgagaagggaggagggggaaatagGAAGGGGAGGGATGGTGGACGgatggaggaagcagggagccaaCCCTTGTTGAAAACAAGCCAAAGACTGAGGACGGTGCTTTATGTATTTCAGTGCCGTCCCTCCACACGCCAGCGAGCTGAGGCTGAGAGGGCTTCAGATATCACGTAGGCTGGAACTTGGTAGAGTTGGGTCTGAACCTAGGTGCACATCGTTTGGGCCCACACTGTCCCCCTCTAACTTGCAGCAGAGTCCGGGTATCACCACTGCCCCCTGCTTGCTAGCTGGCCAAGCAGCCATGAGAGTCTGAGATACAAACACCTTTATGACCTTTCGCTGCCTTTATGATGGAGGGAAGGTGTAGAGGAGGTCAAAGGGTGGAAGAGGGAAGTGGGTTTggggtgtctgcctctggctcattGCGGGGTAGGCTGGCAGCC includes the following:
- the BCL2L10 gene encoding bcl-2-like protein 10 isoform X1, whose product is MADALRERTAQLLTDYLEYCARGPGTPARSPSTREAAVLRSVAADVRQRHERFLSDYRGYRGNRVELVAQVEREILAHPQALSWGRVVALLTFAGTLLERPPSGACSNLGPDQELELGEWEANVRQDCRRLVDFLCRRLTGQHRAWLEAHGGWDGFCLFFTPVLLSSWKRLLVQALLSCFTAVILIYFWKRLPSIG
- the BCL2L10 gene encoding bcl-2-like protein 10 isoform X2, which codes for MADALRERTAQLLTDYLEYCARGPGTPARSPSTREAAVLRSVAADVRQRHERFLSDYRGYRGNRVELVAQVEREILAHPQALSWGRVVALLTFAGTLLERPPSGACSNLGPDQELELGEWEANVRQDCRRLVDFLCRRLTGQHRAWLEAHGGWDGFCLFFTPVLLSSWKRLLVQALLSCFTAVILIYFWKRLPCTG